cgtacaacccatggaaaggatgacatcaagtggtgatcgtaatcaaggttgtgttgtgcaagttcaagtggagcatcacgaagaaatcatgcttgtagcttgccgtccattgtggtgacaatggacttgtgaaggtgtaccgaagagtgactcacccatagtggagtatgggggagcaatcaactagccttcatcgagccaacacaatcactTGTGAAGGTGTACCGAAGAgtgactcacccatagtggagtatgggggagcaatcatctagtcttcatcgagccaacgcaatcaagaaaggtggtccaacttgagggagtcaagatcgtcatcatctaactcaagtggaccatgtgcaaggcaaaggtttgcccttgataggttttctattttaccggtctcatggtggtagttgggagacagggttataggatcgtttgttgtactatcaaggggggctctcaagttggtagcttggtcgtatcgttagtagagagctcaaaccattgcatccttgcatcatgtttcttggttcttgtttgattctctttgtgagtcttagagcttatggtcatcttgatgacaagcttgagttcatcgaaaacggagttcgcatgcgtcttctatgatgttttcggtgttggaggtttcacccgtcttttccgaggaagggttctcaccattttcttttgggccttttctcatttgcttcttattggtatttctatcaagattgtgttagcccttgtcgctagctttccaacaaacttggtttcgtcgaattcggagtccgtttgcagaagttgtgtcagttttgatGTCCTTAAAAGGGGCAGCTGCGGATGTAACTTTTTAGTACcgcccttgggagcggtactaccgcgactacttccgtggctacttccgctccagaccaaaaactcgtcactagtccagcggtggtaggcacggatgtaattttttagtaccgctcgcaagcagtagtaccgctacccctagcggtagtaccgtgaggtcaagcggtactaccgctccgacggttcttctggcctttttgcctcctcgctgttttgtttcaaagggctactaccgccctagaggtagtaccgctccttggagcggtagtaccgctcggtgcgggctgtgagcataacggttggatttttccccacctataaaagggggtcttcttccccaatgaaccctatctttttgagctcgtgttcttcccccattgttgaccttcttcgagcttgctaactctcaatccctccatggattcttgctagtttttgagggaaaagagagaggagatctagatccacatttccaccaatcactttctcctctctgtgaggggaaccccttggatctagttcttggagttcttggtgttctccttcttgttcttcctctcattttcctccctagcattagttgcttcggtgggatttgagagagaaggacttgggcactccgtgtacccttgccattgcatttggtgcatcggtttgagttctccacggtgatacgtggaagttacaagttgagaagcttattactcttgggtgcttggtacccttgagcttgttcctcttgggtgcttgggcgccctagacggttggtggtgttcggagctcaatcattgtggtgtaaagctccgggcaagcgccggggtctccaattaggttgtggagatcgccccgagcaatttgacgggtaccggtgaccgcccccaagggttgccaaagtgtacgggttcggtgaccgcccccaaggggtgccatttgtacgggttcggtgaccgccctcaaaggtcccttagtggaatcacggcatcttgcattgtgcgagggcgtgaggagattacggtggccctagtggctccttggggagcattgtgcctccacacctctcCAAACGGAGAtcagcatccgcaagggtgtgaacttcgggatacatcgtcgtctccgcgtgcctcggttatctcttacccgagctctttacttatgcactttactttgtgatagccatattgtttcttgtcatatatcttgctatcacctagtagtttatcttgcttagcataagttgttggtgcacataggtgagcctagttgttgtaggttttgtgcttgacaaattaaccgctaggtttattccgcatttgttcaagcctaaaccgtaattattttaaagcgcctattcaccccccctctaggcgacatccacgatctttcaaccgCGAAGTGAGGACAGCGCGGCGAAGAATCAGAGTCGGGACTAGGGCATCGGCATCGTCGGCACgtgggagggccccacctccaccgtccgcgacggtagccgtccggacgcaatagcaggagcacaccaggcccggccgagccctcgtgggcccgtaaagctcccgccttGGCGCTGCTGCCCGCACGCCGTCGACGCCGACGGCCCAcatccgagccgctcctcctcctcaccgcgccgcagACAACGAGGCCACGCCGGGGagccggcccgctaggacccaaATGGGGCCCGCCGGGACCAGATCAGGGCCGGGGTTGCGACGACGGCCacccagtgaaggaaatatgccctagaggcaataataaagtattatttatttccttatatcatgataaatttttattattcatgctagaattgtattaaccggaaacataatacatgtgtgaatacatagacaaacagagtgtcactagtatgcctctacttgactagctcgttgatcaaagatggttatgtttcctagccatagacatgagttgtcatttgattaacgggatcacatcattaggagaatgatgtgattgacttgacccattccgttggcttagcactcgatcgtttagtatgttgcgattgctttcttcatgacttatacatgttcctatgactatgagattatgcagctcccgtttaccggaggaacactttgtgtgctaccaaacgtcacaacgtaaatgggtgattataaaggtgctctacaggtgtctccaaagatacttgttgggttggcgtatttcgagattaggatttgtcactccgattgttgggaTGGGtgattataagccttgcaagcattgtgactaatgagttagttgcgggatgatgtattacggaacgagtaaagagacttgccggtaacgagattgaactaggtatcgagataccgacgatcgaatctcgggcaagtaacataccggtgacaaagggaacaacgtatgttgttatgcgatctgaccgataaagatcttcgtagaatatgtaggaaccaatatgagcatctaggttccactattggttattgaccggagaggtgtctcggtcatgtctacatagttctcgaacccgtagggtccgcacgcttaaagttacgatgacagttatattatgagtttatatgttttgatgtaccgaaggttgttcggagtcccggatgtgatcacggacatgacgaggagtttcgaaatggtcgagacatgaagattgatatattggacgactatattcggacaccggaagtgttgtaacatctcaaattttcaatttggtatgttatacatagatcatcatttcatatcatgttttattgcattttgacaaatcctcgataaatcctaagcaactcaaggaccctcggagagagttgacgACTAAATCcgtggaacttatttaaaaaaaaaactgcgcgacgcccgaccgggccgaagcccagccgagcgccggcccgcccgcgcctctctcctcctcccgcacGGCGCCCGCCGCCGGAGTCTGCCATGGCCACGGAGCTCGCCTCCCGCTCGGccacccccttccccaagccaccccggaccccctctttaaatacccccctctctctttcctctcaaatcgccgccgccgccgcactcaacgccgccgccgcccgcacttgcccgccgccgccgccgcgttcgccgccggagctgccgcccctcaccgcccctcgcgccccccccccccgagcccgcaCCCCGCGCCCTCACCGCCTCCCGCCagagccccgccggagcctcgccgaagCCCGTCCCCGAGGTACTGCCGTCGCCCGTTCGTCGTTgtcggttttctttaaaaaaacccttcgcttttaaaaaaaaccctagatcggtttttttcggttttattattttgcgagcgttcaccgaaccgttcgttttaacgaacgcgttcgtcggtttttctctgttaacgaacgtccgttatttaaccgttcgtccgtttttctttttcgtcggattttctcgttattttctcagattcgatttctgatcgaattttcgattctgtttaacttctcgctcgtttatcggaatcaggtgattcaagcgcctagagtttcgtctcgaaattctctttccgtttaacctactcaaacaagtttttgctacaataaaatttgacctagatccagattagtaaacgaagtttctttctttcgccgtttgactttcgttgcttctttcgagttgattctttttgcaaaccggagttgttaagttgaactttctggttggatcttccattcgagttttacctgtgcattagatgagtactgattgtatgcttgtttgttggcgatagagtacccggagtgtgccgcttgttacttcgaatcgctaggatttgcggatcatcagcaaggcaagtaacactttgatcatataccttccatacccagtttttattgcattagatctgttttcctcaaacacttgcatgattaggatctaattaaattgtgggtattgggaagtagttgaggtagtacctattacctgtttttcttatcaaacccttgggagttacttctacgtttgctattattattgccatgctatgctcgtagacgtggattgggtttgagtgaaattcatgacagatgtgagatttgtttattaatggtttacttaaggtggcaactaaaactcacatctgggtggattgaggtacctgggtattccaggattgcctgtttttcttttggaccgccacccaggttcaaagggatcatgagattattcatgctagaaacttccgtgtgcagccgcaagctattatgggctctagcatagttgactaagttgtgtgaactcttacagtggtagactagcagatgtaggggaaagtaggtgtaactgtctacccatacgtaaggtgcaaacacttctgaaagactgtgtcttggtcatccgttactcaaacaccatgcagtgcgagtaatccaacggaggagatcaagtcttgtggggaaaagtgcacaaacctctgcagagtgtacaaactaatcatggttagccgtgtccccggttatggacaacttgagtatctagtacttggattatcatgtgaatctcaacactatgttacttctaattaattttgttgggttattgatgacatttaattgggattgagatgctgtcaaccatctcaatgtttcacaaccaccatgatagttaaataaaatttattcctttgaagtaggataaaattggcttttcgcaaaattgtaaccatagagctttccaccaaccatatgcatgtagtatagcattgctattgttcattattctctatgtgctacattgccagcatattctatgtgctgacccgttttcgggctgcaacgtttcatgttgcagacttttcagacgacgagtaaggtgccttaggtcgtggtcttatactcagtgatgccgctggagttgatggactcacttatcttccaagtcttccgctgttatcgttattagatggccttaagacatgtttatcatacttaatctctttggagatatcgatgtaataagtgtgtgattgctactctgttataaatcctccatttgtactgtgcttgtcagcattactgatccagggatgacactggtgcacagcagcacagaccatttgaggtctggtcgctacaagtgttccggagaagtttcggataaaaccggagtgccggaggggttaccggaaccccccggggaagtattgggccttagtgggccttgaggggagagagagggcagcagccaggaggtggcgcgccccctcccatgaggagtccgaattggactaggggaggggggcgcagcccctctttccctctccctctccctctccctctctttccttccccccttctcttcctagttggactaggaaaggggagtcctactcctactaggaggaggactccccccctctccttggcgcgcccaaaggcagccggcctcccccttgctcctttatatacgagggcaggggggcacctctacacacaattgatatacgatattgtagccgtgtgcggtgcccccctccaccatattacacctcgataatatcgttgcggagcttaggcgaagccctgcgtcggtacaacatcatcatcgtcaccacgccgtcgtgctgatgaaactctccctcaacactcggctggatcggagttcgagggacgtcatcgagctgaaagtgtgctgaactcggaggtgccgtgcgttcggtacttgatcggtcggatcgtgaagacgtacgactacatcaaccgcgttgtgttaacgcttccgctttcggtctacgagggtacgtcgacaacactctcccctctcgttgctatgcatcaccgtgatcttgcgtgtgcgtaggaatttttttgaaattactacgttccccaacacccagcaccaccacgccgccccgccgccaaggagCGGCGCCGACACCACGCCTGCCGCCGGCCGCCACCGCAGGGCAGCCGCACCGCAGCCACGCCGagctgcaccgccgccgcctccctgccccGGGAAGGGAGCACGCGCGCGCGGGAAAGGgaaggcccgccgccgccggaaccacccgggccagcgccgggggcgaccgccggcggcggcgagaggaaaAGGGGGAGGAGGGGGCCCGCGGAAGAGGGGCAcgagctccgccccggccacctcccggggaggcggcgcgaggctgTTCCCCCTCtccacctcccgccgccgccggccccgcgccCCACCTCCGCCCCGTACAACACCAAGTTGCGGTGACGCTTGCGCTCCAACCTGTCCATGAAGCGTTGGACATGGCGTTGTTGCTAGTAGGATACAACGGTCTCCACGAAGCACTGAGCATGCTCTCAAAGCTGCGGTGGTtccattttttttgaaaaggaggaccaaccccggcctctgcatctcgaCGATGCATGAAACCACtatattaattattcacaaagaccttacaaagtagtacatgaGTAAGTCTGAAGTCacatcttggcaacatctgtcgttacttctatccacttgatgaaggggtgccgatagtccgagcctaataccaaacatacctcgcacctaagcctaacatctaaatccggaggccccaaccaagccataTACCTGGTCTGGGGCACACACCAGTCCGGCACACTCTCAGAGGccaccgccgtcgtcttccaccgatccatcttcagagcagatactGACGCCACATCCTTGCCAggtctgccatcgacgccaccacgacgctagACAGCGccatcctcctgcgcgagtccgtcTACACACGCCAAACGCCGAgactgcactgcgccacgccgccgagatccacaGTCGTCGATGCGTaagatgaaacaccgctccaccaaagatgtTGTCTGCTGGTCCCATGCACACCTCCAAGACTGACGCCCCAAGGGGGAAACGACGcaagagcgccgccgtcatccgatctaccgatctagggtttcccccggaggtaacAGATAGAGGTctagaacttctccacggcgatgtcTTCAAGAAGAGAACGACACAGAagagcgccgccatcgccggcttTGTCATCTAGCCGAGCGcaaagttttcacccagatctgttcaAAGAATCTCCATCAAGTCTGGTGTACGGATCGCCGCCATCTCCACCGGGGACTAGAAGTAGGCTCCAGGGTGCCGCCGCCGCCTGACTGGAAGTAGGCTCCGGGGACTGGAAATCGACTGACTTATACTTACGCCAACCATATTTCTAAAGCAGAAAgtgatttgatttgattgagtCAATGCAAAAGATTTGATTTGTTCTGATTGCCCGTATCCGACATATATATAGCTAAAATTATTTGATTGAGTTAATGTAATTATTTTATACCCACCAACGAGGGTGCTACAAAGGATTTAGTTTGATTTGATCGAGTTAATGCAAGATGTGTGGGAGGGGATGCTGCAAAGGAAATTAATATTTCATAAACTTATTTTGGACTATATCATAATTTTGACACCTAAGTAAAAAATCTAATGTGGCATCCTATTAATAAGCAAAGAGAGAGTTATCCTGTCTTAATATAGATACAGCTCTTCACACAAAAATCAAAGCAACTCATATTTTCTCTCTCACGAAAAACACTAAATGATAAATATTTTAGAGTACAACAAGATACAATCCATTGATGAGATATATATAAACACACATTTAATGCATATGATATTTATAACTTAAAGATAGGAGTGCTTTAAGTAATCGTGTGCTTATCTTATCCTACGGATGTGTGATGTCTATTTATTATTGCCATTATAATGAATTGACTAAGTCTACCTTGTGCGTTGTGTCCTGGTATATAAATAGCCCAGGGCCTGACTCGATTGAGCACATCAGTTGTGTTCATCATCCATCTAAGTATCTCATATAAGTTAGGGATCAAAACATGGCGTTCAGCAGACTCAACGGCCAGATGGAAGCCAAGGCAGCCGCGGTTTTGTTCATTGTGCTCCTTGGATGCTCCATGCTCATGTTGGTCTCCTCAACTGGTAATATATATGCTCCATCTGTTTTCAACGTACACTACAAAAGTTAGGATGAGATTGTGACCAACAATTGCTTTATACCCATATATATTTACTGTTACTAGGTTTGTACTACAAATAATTTTCTTGTGAGTATGCTTTCATATCATAAAAGTTACCTAATTGTTGAATACAAACTAAAAAACATTTGCATTTTAAAATGGAGGGATTGCTATTTTCTCATGCATGTCGTATGTATGTGCCTGTTTTTTGCTTGTTATATTGTTTTTGGCGCAAGCCGTCTGATGTATGTGCATGCACGCAATGCATTCTCTGTCCCATGCAGATGGTGAGATCGGCAGATCAGGTTGTCCTCGTCTTTCGGATGGCGATGCCATAGGCAAAGACGACACCCCGTTCCCAAAAATGTGCATAGGGAGGAGACACGGCCCTGAGAACGTCGAATTCTGTTGTGCAACATTGCCAGGACTACCTTGCTGGCGAACGCAGGAAGAGTGCCTCCACGTTTGCCCATAGGTCTCATCGTTGTGATTAATCAACGTAGTGGGCCAATCTTTGATGTTTCTGTCCATCGAAAAAATTAGAATGAAGGGAAATGAATAATATTTTTTTCATGGGGAGGAAACAAATAGTCATGCATGGATATGTATACAGAGATGGACCGGCTCTGCATCTGGGAAATTAATAATTTGTAAACTTATCTACAATTCCAGCATTACGCCTTTTATTCGCACAGGGCATCAAATATGTCGTTGCCGCCCGTCTATGGTTGCTCGGTTTTGCCCCGTGTGGTGCGCGATGATCCATTGCTGTTGCTCACAAAGTCGTTCGCTTCCaccctcccgtggccggttgcagTTAAGACTAAGCATATTTGCATTTATTTGAGCCAATTATGATATATATGGTGGCAAGCAATCCTAAAATCAAACTGATTAGTGTGTTTCATTCGTATCATGACATTCCCAGCACCGAAATCTGAATAGTTAGACAACCATGTAAACCTTCATCGCCGGAATCGGAATGAAGGTTCATTTCCTTTTACACGACATTAGAATTTGCACGGTACTAAAGCCGCGTATAACTCACCACAGGATCAATGTTTACTGGAGCATAGCACAACGCATGACAGACTCAGATGCACCACTCTCAAGTCTGAAGCATTCAAACGACGAGCATTCATATCCGTTCCAGGAACAAAGCAAAGTTGTACTAGAGGCTAGACCTACTACTAGATGAACTTCTCAGCTTATCCCACCGGCAACAACATTGCAATGATCCAATTATCACCAACGACATCCATGTTACCAAAAAAGAGGCAATCAAGAAACCCAGCGCAGCTTTGAGAGCACGATCAGTTGCTCATGATGATGTTGGATATTACATCCCCCagaactccttaatctgcttctggTTGCGGATATCTGGTAGAAATATCAGGGAGTGTATAAGTGTGTAGTCTAGGATCATGTACAGGAGGAACATAGTTAAGTGAGCAAAACATTCTTCCAATTTAACAGAATGGTGACAAGATATTAAGCAGATTATATATGCACATAAAAGCATGTGGCTTTTCAGGGAAAGCGGAACAAGACAGTATGCAGTGGACATCCGTCAGCAAATAGCACAGGAACACACAAGCAAGTAAAAGTACTGATAATGAAAATAAATACAAAATGCTATCTGAAGAGAAGGTATGACTCACAAGCACTCCCGTTGTGGCGGACATAAATTTTCTCGACTGGTATACCATTTGCCATAAACAAATTTGCCAGCTTATGGACTCTCCCATCATCCTTTGAGCATGTGATCTTCACCATTCGAAGATCTTTGCAAGTAAATGATCTTCCCTGTAGTTTGATACCTGTTTCTGATGCCTCTCTGGCATTGAagttcttttgcagataaaaaagttGTTGTTAAGCATGTGCTAAAATACTCAAAACTAAAAGATAATCAAGTAAGCATAAGCCCCAAATATATAATTACACATACAATTTTAAGTTGGAGAAAGAGCTTCTGTATATTAGGTGAGTGCTGCAGCAAGAAAATTAAGGCATCAAAGTCTGCAGTCATACACCATTCACCAAGAGACAGGATCTTCAGGTTGCCAAAATTTGGACATGTATTCAGTTCCCTACTCAGAACAACCTACACATTGCACATAAAATGAGTATTCAGCAATTAAACATAGTAATTTGAATcaattttatattttatatattgAATACAAGGGGTTTGTTTAATATGCAGAGAAGAAAACAAACATACCAACCACGAGAAAGAAATTAAGACATATAGTGATGTGTTACCATGATTAGTACCTATTGGTAAAATATGATTCCTCATTCTTTTCTATAATGTGAAGGGACATTGCCGTTATACTGGTACGCAGACTCAAAATAGTTAATTACACAACGATTTGAACAGTAATCATTTAAAAAGATACACTACTTCAAGAATGTAAAAACTAACAAACAATAATCTGAAATAATATATAATGTTCTCTTGAAGCTTCATACTTCCATATCTCATTGATTTCACCTACAACATTTGATGATGAAATGAGCTAGTACTAATTTCTTGATCTGAACTCTTCTCCAAGTCAACTGTGCCTTTCTAACCAGGTGTTGCTACTTATGTAAGAAATGTGCTCATTGTACATGTGTATTATGTTGGGAGCAACATAAATTTCTTTTGCAAACATCAGAAAAAAGTTGTTAAGAAAAAAGTTGTtaagaaaaaaaaaacaattatgGCTATATCAAGGAAATTTTCATATATACTCGAAGATAGAGAAAATAGTAAAAGGTGGTGACAGCTATACCTCTCCAGCATTAGTCAACAACTCCAAAGTTCTAGCACTTGAAAGACTCTGAAGAATATGACGGCCACCTAAAATCTTCCCATCATTGCATTCTCTATATCCACCATAGATACTGTCTTTACTGGAAATCAGGCCTTTACTTTTGTAGCCATACTTTGCATCATTTGCAATCTCACTGTATGCATAGGTATTGTCATCGCTGTCGATATCACCACCATAATCATAATTATCCTTGTAACGATTATGCCTGTAAATTCCTTCAGCAAAACCATGTCCATATCCAAACCTTATAAAATCATCATATCCAACATTATTACTCAAGGAAGACTCATCATGAATCTTTGAGCTCTCTGTCCAATCATTATCGCCGCTATCATCCCTGTCGTCATCAGTAGTTCCATCACAATAATCTTCATCGCTGATGTATTCATTGTCATCACCCAAGAAAGAGTCATCAAGTATGATAGTAGCTGTGACAAGTGATCCCAAATTCTTGAATGATGGGACTCGGACGTAAGGTGTGATGAGGTGCAGAAGTAGGAGGTTCGGAGCAGCAATGGAGAAGGCGCAACTGATCTCGCATTCGAGCATGATTAAAGTCTTCAAAGAGGCGGACACAATCCTAGGGCCCGCCACCAAGCAATCCTTCAGACCTAGTACTTCCAAAGACGTGCAACTAGAAGAAAGCTGCCTGAGGATCCTGTAGTCGAGCATGGCATACGACAACTTCAAGACCTTGAGGTGGCAAGAGATGAACGACACGCGGTCCAACGACGCGATCTCCGAGCAACGCCCGGTGAGATGGATAACCCGCGCGTTGCGCTTGATGGCGGCCCTCATCCACGCGCTGGCGTCGTCATCGGTGAAGCCCGCTTCGTCGTCGCTCGACCGCAGGCGGAGCATGACCACGGGCGCTGACGCGTCACGTAGGAGGAAGAGCCGGTGCACGAAGTAGCGGAACTTCTCAGGGGGGTCGCCGTAGCGGCCAGTGGAGGGGCGCACGCGGAGATCGACGCAGGGCGCGGACGCCCAGAGGTGGCGCCACCGCCGCGCGAGCACGCAGGTGCGGACCACCTCCCACGCCTTCAAGAATGACATGATGTGGTGCAGGAGCTCGTCCGGGAGGGCGCTGAGGCGGTCGCGCTTGGCGGCAGCCCGGCCGGCGCTGCGGCGGTGGCCTGGGCGCTGGGTGGTGCTCCGGTGCATTTCGTCGAGCCGAAGATCTGCATGCAGGTTTACAACACCACGGGGCTCAGCCTTGTCAGTCAGGATTTTGAAATCTCCGGGGGAAAGAAATGATGGAACGGAACATAACATACCAA
This region of Triticum aestivum cultivar Chinese Spring chromosome 2D, IWGSC CS RefSeq v2.1, whole genome shotgun sequence genomic DNA includes:
- the LOC123051672 gene encoding uncharacterized protein, translating into MHRSTTQRPGHRRSAGRAAAKRDRLSALPDELLHHIMSFLKAWEVVRTCVLARRWRHLWASAPCVDLRVRPSTGRYGDPPEKFRYFVHRLFLLRDASAPVVMLRLRSSDDEAGFTDDDASAWMRAAIKRNARVIHLTGRCSEIASLDRVSFISCHLKVLKLSYAMLDYRILRQLSSSCTSLEVLGLKDCLVAGPRIVSASLKTLIMLECEISCAFSIAAPNLLLLHLITPYVRVPSFKNLGSLVTATIILDDSFLGDDNEYISDEDYCDGTTDDDRDDSGDNDWTESSKIHDESSLSNNVGYDDFIRFGYGHGFAEGIYRHNRYKDNYDYGGDIDSDDNTYAYSEIANDAKYGYKSKGLISSKDSIYGGYRECNDGKILGGRHILQSLSSARTLELLTNAGEVVLSRELNTCPNFGNLKILSLGEWCMTADFDALIFLLQHSPNIQKLFLQLKINFNAREASETGIKLQGRSFTCKDLRMVKITCSKDDGRVHKLANLFMANGIPVEKIYVRHNGSAYIRNQKQIKEFWGM